In Panulirus ornatus isolate Po-2019 chromosome 59, ASM3632096v1, whole genome shotgun sequence, the following are encoded in one genomic region:
- the LOC139767293 gene encoding uncharacterized protein gives MKTPQLTTNDTNDRFDVHQVSYQGRYEEVKEKILGDNRLVTATDDSGRQPLHWAACGGHEELASFLIEHGAPVDKDDDCGWSPLMIAASAGREQVVRLLIGRGANVNSQNCGGHSALQYAASKNHHEIVTILLDNWADLNMQDKMGATALHRASSKGNIRSMTPILQCNMCSINLQDSEGNSPLHLACEEERIEAVRLLLEHGASTEIVNKAGRSPMQMTSCLSIRRLTRMNEM, from the exons ATGAAGACACCTCAGCTGACCACGAATGACACAAACGACAGATTTGATGTCCATCAGGTGTCATACCAGGGTAGATATGAGGAAGTGAAGGAAAAGATTCTTGGTGATAATCGTCTCGTCACTGCCACTGACGAT AGTGGGCGACAACCTTTACATTGGGCAGCATGTGGGGGACACGAGGAACTTGCCAGCTTTCTCATAGAGCATGGGGCAccagttgacaaagatgatgat TGTGGTTGGTCACCTTTGATGATTGCTGCTTCAGCTGGTAGGGAGCAAGTGGTTAGATTGTTGATTGGTCGTGGAGCCAATGTTAACAGTCAAAACTGTGGTGGCCATTCTGCCCTTCAGTATGCAGCATCCAAGAACCACCATGAG ATTGTGACCATCTTGTTGGACAATTGGGCTGATTTGAATATGCAAGACAAGATGGGAGCAACAGCTTTACATCGTGCATCATCAAAGGGCAATATCCGTTCCATGACTCCAATTTTGCAGTGCAACATGTGTTCCATCAATTTGCAAGACTCGGAGGGAAACTCTCCTCT ACATCTTGCTTGTGAAGAGGAGCGTATTGAAGCTGTGCGATTACTTTTGGAACATGGTGCCAGTACAGAAATAGTGAACAAGGCAGGAAGGTCCCCAATGCAAATGACATCTTGCCTATCTATTCGACGTCTTACACGTATGAATGAAATGTGA